One Bombus fervidus isolate BK054 chromosome 5, iyBomFerv1, whole genome shotgun sequence DNA window includes the following coding sequences:
- the LOC139987305 gene encoding uncharacterized protein, with the protein MLAEAFPSGVPIQTSLVPRKRDSEEPMGDSRRPIKRMRRCDEPPVPEWSEELFDIDAEAVDFPSELSFDNFVTVDESFFDAETVVLEWEPPLVEVVDTDRCVKVHLQTKFPERFWRHMFVTMLLGEREFPLLCVIGICVSSANFVLELLASILIWCSCFNFAGSLFDNRGFLIIFLVVFCCFFFVQYIYTF; encoded by the exons ATGTTGGCGGAGGCATTTCCATCAGGGGTTCCTATCCAGACTTCTCTGGTGC CGCGAAAGAGGGATTCCGAAGAACCCATGGGCGATTCGAGAAGACCCATCAAACGCATGCGGCGCTGTGATGAACCACCAGTACCAGAGTGGTCGGAGGAACTATTCGACATTGATGCCGAGGCCGTGGATTTCCCGTCGGAGTTGAGTTTTGACAATTTTGTTACTGTCGATGAGAGTTTCTTCGATGCAGAGACCGTCGTATTGGAGTGGGAACCCCCTCTGGTTGAAGTCGTTGATACCGATCGTTGTGTAAAAGTTCATTTGCAAACGAAATTCCCGGAGAGGTTTTGGAGGCACATGTTCGTCACCATGCTTCTGGGAGAAAGGGAATTTCCCCTGTTGTGCGTTATTGGTATATGCGTGAGTTCAGCGAACTTTGTCCTGGAGCTCCTTGCTTCGATTTTGATTTGGTGTAGCTGCTTCAATTTCGCTGGTTCGTTGTTTGATAATCGTGGGTtccttattatttttttagtagtattttgttgttttttttttgttcaatatatatatacattttaa